From one Abditibacteriota bacterium genomic stretch:
- a CDS encoding CpXC domain-containing protein, with translation MSEEVTVTCPKCGKTGSFTLWTSLNIAADLYPEKKAQVLDGSLFQYPCPQCGKKTWAEYRMLYNHNEDKVMVYAEPDYSPAHQPMIQELMDTLTADGYVVRVVPNINSLREKVLIFDDGLDDRIIEINKLYMLVAMIQDGDEHLKAPGGCKMYYAGGKGVKNLLITADGVPDLTVDISGLYKELAIPKVLEHLPPLEKSGPVIDRAWAAEYCNATKALKEHGCL, from the coding sequence ATGTCAGAAGAAGTGACCGTGACCTGTCCCAAATGCGGGAAGACGGGGTCCTTTACCCTCTGGACCAGCCTGAATATAGCTGCCGACCTGTACCCGGAGAAAAAGGCTCAGGTGCTGGACGGCTCCCTGTTTCAATACCCTTGCCCACAGTGCGGCAAAAAGACCTGGGCAGAGTATCGCATGCTCTACAATCACAACGAGGACAAGGTCATGGTATATGCAGAGCCCGATTATTCGCCCGCTCACCAGCCGATGATACAGGAGCTGATGGATACGCTGACTGCTGACGGCTACGTGGTCCGGGTGGTCCCCAACATCAACTCGCTGAGGGAAAAGGTACTGATATTTGATGACGGGCTGGATGACAGGATCATAGAGATAAACAAGCTGTATATGCTGGTTGCTATGATACAGGACGGGGACGAGCATTTGAAGGCGCCGGGCGGTTGCAAGATGTATTATGCGGGCGGAAAGGGAGTGAAAAACCTGCTGATCACTGCCGATGGGGTGCCGGATCTGACTGTGGACATCTCGGGACTGTATAAGGAATTGGCGATCCCCAAGGTCCTGGAACACCTTCCGCCGCTGGAAAAAAGCGGCCCGGTGATCGACAGGGCGTGGGCTGCGGAGTATTGCAACGCGACCAAAGCCCTGAAGGAGCACGGGTGTCTGTAG
- a CDS encoding sel1 repeat family protein, whose amino-acid sequence MKISLHRDSVTEIYEGLDKSAYPESAGLLEDILDGSIDLLEDPGNVADELMYRCDMPGPLPAELLELAVVMYEEAMDEDLYGWDDGAAANNLGAHYYNGARGLPQDFARAVELYKKAAAQGSSTARENLGYCYYYGRHVAKDYEEAFRWFSMGAFLGESGSLYKIGDMYRNGLYVEQSDRMAYLIYLRCINDMPDDDRSFAAGPVYLRLGDMHLKGLGTAVDPAKALDCYQKAEYYLTVMVNKGEYMYRKSLESAIAGQDKARQAMKATTAPERGLD is encoded by the coding sequence ATGAAGATCAGTTTGCATCGCGATTCTGTCACAGAGATCTATGAGGGGCTGGACAAGTCTGCTTATCCCGAATCGGCCGGGCTGCTGGAGGATATACTCGATGGGAGTATAGACCTGTTGGAGGATCCCGGCAATGTGGCCGACGAGCTGATGTATCGGTGCGATATGCCGGGGCCACTGCCTGCCGAGCTGCTGGAGCTGGCCGTGGTCATGTATGAAGAAGCTATGGACGAGGACTTGTATGGCTGGGATGACGGCGCAGCGGCCAACAATCTGGGCGCTCATTACTACAACGGCGCCCGGGGGCTGCCTCAGGACTTTGCCAGAGCTGTGGAGCTGTACAAAAAGGCTGCGGCCCAGGGCAGCAGCACCGCCCGTGAAAACCTGGGCTATTGCTACTATTACGGCCGGCACGTAGCCAAGGACTACGAGGAGGCCTTTCGTTGGTTCTCCATGGGCGCATTTTTGGGCGAATCGGGATCGCTCTACAAGATAGGCGATATGTATCGCAACGGGCTGTATGTGGAGCAGAGCGACAGGATGGCTTATTTGATCTACCTGCGCTGTATCAACGATATGCCCGACGATGACAGATCCTTTGCAGCAGGGCCGGTATATCTGAGGCTGGGGGATATGCATCTCAAGGGCCTGGGTACCGCGGTCGATCCGGCGAAGGCGCTGGATTGCTATCAAAAGGCAGAATACTATCTGACGGTGATGGTCAACAAGGGCGAGTATATGTACCGAAAGAGTCTGGAGAGCGCCATTGCCGGGCAGGATAAGGCGCGGCAGGCGATGAAAGCAACAACCGCCCCGGAAAGGGGTCTCGATTGA